The genomic segment ttgtgtttacgtctaagaccctgtctaggataaTGGCATCAGTATGTGATTACACGTAAgatcacgtctgggacgttggcattgtacgagctttctgattatccgtgtatcctttttaatttcgaacggttcaacgggcaatgataagtgaAGACCGAATGTGAAATCGAAATAATAGTGTTCAGGTATGTATTTATATCATGctatgaaattaaggtaagttgtatattgaattgatgattcAAAGTTAATTGATATATGAATAATGTGTGAGCATGTTCGTGCTTATAAGTGATTTGGTGGTATAAGAAGATTTGGcctattattttagttttaaattataaaatgttaagTATACAAGTATTTGAGTATTTGTGCACTAAGCtttataaagttaaatgtttACTTATATTTGATTTGGTTGACTTGGTAAAGTGGTTTGATATTAatgttaaaatgaataatatttgtttACGACTTACTAAGCTGACTTACTAAGTTGCAAAAGCTTACTGTGCGTGTGTTTTTTGTTTACCTTTGTTTTATACATTTAGGAGTCACgatacgagctcggggatcgtcagcaaagtatATCTCACTATCGACatattttgggtattttgataaatttttgaactcgatattatggcatgtatagacttgcttatgtttttggttagttttggaaCATGTATATAAATGGCCATGCGAAAGGCTTATTTCTTTTGATTAAGCCTAGTTTCTGTGCCTTTGATTATAATAGATTTATTTGATGCTTGAGTTATTTAGATTCGATCATGGTATGATTATGTGTGActtgtttaatatgttttgttaatgATCGATTGAACGAAGTCATGGATTAAGCTTGCATTGAAAGTAATAGGTATATTAGGTCATGATTTAGGCCTAATTCGAAAGTATGTTTTATGCTATAAATGAGTGTATGAATTTGAGTTtggaaaatgagaaatgatatgtataaaattttaatttatgaattaAGTAGTATGCATGTCATACATGTGTGTGTGCTTAATATATGCTTACAGTTTAAATTAGTAAGTTTAATACCGAATATATAAatgtttgtgatgtttgatgtATATTTATAATTTGGCTTAATAATGGAGTAAAAGAATGTATATAAGTTCGAAtgtgtataggttattttgatttggtttgtATTGGAAATGTATGCACAAATATTATGCTTGAATGATTGGCTAATTAGGTACGGTTGGTAAAAGATAAATAATGAATATGTCACATGATTACTTTAGTTGataattaaagtgaatatgattaTAAGAttaatgatatgatatgatattaaaatgataagcatgatattttatttaaaacacttaaataaatgtattatgtattatatgttatattgatTGCCtgatatgtatgaaatttttAACTCGATCTAATGTATATAAATTAGTATGCGAATAATGTGTAATCTTAGTTATTATTTGTGCTCAATTTGCTTAAAATAACAAGGTCATATGTGCATGGTTTTTATGATTGGTAAAGAAAcatattcaattttaaattaCGTTATTTTAAAAGTGTGCAATGCCGATTTAAATGAGTGATAATTAagtatgtgatatggctcatattgagtGAATTTAAATGCGCCTCATGGTTGCTACTAAGCATTAGTATATTCTGCCATAATGGTTAATAATcaaggttttatttttttatgtatatttggtatatgttgTGTAAtgacgtgtatatatatatgaataatctTAAATATACCTATGATATTAATAtagaaattttaagtttaaaatcaGATGTAATAAGTGTCCTGATGAGTTTAAATTATGAAGCAATAAATGTAACAAAAGTCTGTTTTGAATTGTGATAtatctagtaatgcctcgtaacctcaatccggcgacggatacgggttaggggtgttacaggcatcGTTTTGGGGGCCCGACCCGATGGCCTTACCCAAAgcctcaggatccgcgtgtttttggactaTGGTATAATTTCAACCCTAGTCCTTCCGCTTTTCAAGCGGTTTACAATTGGGTCCtaatccttttcttttaatttttagaaattatacCACATGATTTTCGtgtgtttcaatttagtccttggttCGCTGATCTCTTGGAGAAGGGACATGTGTTCGGAGGATCGAGTTATTTGCTTATTTGGTCCTCGCTTGTTTTCACgcttttcattttagtcttttatttatttactttatcttaatttatcctttaaatttaatttgggttacGATTAAGTccttcatttaatttaattcttttatttatttatttatttatttatttgcctatttattatttctttactttttgttacattcaaattttttatttttttattttatttttttctttcggtcatctattcatttattttattttattatctattatctattattatctatttatgtattttattataaattgcacccctaatttcatttacattttaatttggtcctttattttcaatattttataaactattttcctctatatttatttatgtatttatttcctTGTCCTTGTTTTATTAAAATTGGTATTGTCTAGTATATATTATGTGATTGTCTCCATTATATGTATTATGAACTGTTTATTAGTATAttcatattattgtcatttaTTAGCACGACATTTTATTCGtatatcatcatttcattttcTACATTACCATTTTATCTTATTTCGTTAAAATCACGTCATGAATCACGTTTAAACGTATTTATCCATAGTTGTTTTTATACTATAccccaaataagataaatattcatcgtttaaaattttacatttgttattattaaaaaagaaaatttttaaaataggcaatatttcgtatttagagATTTGAGGAgtcatgccctaacttacgggggttttgattttctcgttgaatctaaatgaccaaatatccttttaaaattaaaatacgtgagatttaatataaaaaaaataaaagacaagcttattttCGAGAATTCGAGCCGTCGTGTACTAACTTACGGAATGCGATATTtttgttacctcgagataagaaaGCAGCCTTTTACATTCGTTTTCATCTATTTAAGggattttactttaaaaaatatatacattggCTGGCTATAGTTGATTGACTTGCTCCAAAATGTCTTGCACCAAGAGTGACAGGTTGAGATGGGATGATCCTCCATTTTCTACTGCTTTTGTCGCCATTTCCGCAAGTTCTCGAGCTCTCATTCTCCTCTTTTCGCCTTCTTCTCCGCCATTCATCAACATATCTATGGCTGTCTCAATCTGTTCTTTCCTAACCAGCACCCCAAGTTTCTCTTCTTCACCCCATCTAACAGGGATCTCAACCCCAACCCCAACACCTATTTTTAGAATTTCAACAATCAGTTTCTCGTTAAAGAACTGTTCGGAGAATTGTGGCCATGTTATCATTGGCACCCCCGAGCATACGGCTTCTAAAGTTGAATTCCAACCGCAGTGAGTTAAGAACCCTCTTATTGCAGGGTGGGATAAAATAAGAACTTGGGGAGCCCAACCCTTGATTATAAGTCCTCTCCCTTTAATTTTCTCCTCAAAGTTATGTTCTGAAAACCACTTCTCCAACTCATCATTAGCTCGCTGATTACCTGTTTTGACTACCCAAACGAACGGTTGTTGTGATGCTTCTAGACCCAACCCCAGCTCTATCAATTGTGCTGAAACGAGACGGCATAGACTGCCTAAACAAGCGTAAATAACTGACCTTGTTTTCATAGAGTCGAGCCATTTCAAGCATTTGTTGTCATTGATTGATGCTTTGTTGCCTCGTTCAAACTTGTCCAAGTTTATTCTGTTGCATAAAGAAACTGGTCCAATGGCCCAAACCTTTTTCTTTATTGCCTTCTGGTACTCGTTGACACATCCATGCTCGAGTTCATTGAAGCTGTTTATCACAACACCATAAGCATTCATTTCAGCCTCTTGCATCTTGTTGCGAGTATCGTCCAAGTCGGGCAAGCTAACAAAGGTACCGGGAAGCTGAGCCCTTGTTATCTCCACTTTTTGTGGCAATCCTGGAACCCGAAAGCGCTCCGAGTCCGAGGCAACGAAAAGATGAGCCTTGTGTAGCTTCACATTGTGAGAGCTCAACAATGAAGAGCAGCCCATCCCATGAAAAACAATCCTGGGAATGTTAAACTTCTGAGCGGTTTCTGAGGTCCAGGAAAGACACTTGTCTGATATTATGCAGCTTGGTTGTGGCTTTTGCTGTTCCAGGAATTGTTCCAATGGTTCTCGCCACAAATCAAGTGCATTGTAGAACTTTTTCAATAGGTCCCTGGAACATAAAGTGTCGAGATTCTCGCATCCAATTGGAAGTCCCACTTCTTGGCATGGAAATGGAATTTTCACTAGCCGAACCCGGAGCCCTGACTCAGAAGCTCGTTCGATGACTGTGTCGAATCTCGACGCATTTCGGGGAGTAGTGATCAAGCTTACGATCACCCCTCGATCTGCAAGAAGCCGAGCCATGTCAACCATCGGAATCATATGACCTTGTGCCATCAGCGGGATTAACACAAAGTGTAGCTGCTTGGCCGTCACGGAAGCCATAGAGTCTTTAGAAATATTGGAAACAAACAACGGATGCCAAGGATGGATCGATTAGGCCTAATAAAAAGCTTAATATTTGCAGGAGGATTGGCACCAATTGCAAGACTTATAAGGTGAGCCCGAGTTTGAATTATTCCGAAAAAGAAAACAGCACTTTTTTTAGTATGTCAAAAAAAACATCTACCTTCTTATAATTTTCTAatctaataaaattaattaaaattgacttggattttcaattcatttaaaaagTCTATACCCAACCTTGTGCAGCACATGATTTTAATTACCCAACTCCACGGTAACATATGGTTTTAAGCCATAATCATGGTACCCAGTATTGGTTGGTTGGGTTATTTAGGGTCGATATTTCTTTTATCTAGATGAGTTTTGATGTTGACAGGATTTCCAGAAATCACACAATGTTCAAACAATTACAATCAATGGTGACAAGTTTTCACCGCTGTTTCCATtgatttacttttatttatttttattaattttcttcaACAAACCTTTTACTCGTTCAGGGCTTTCTTATCTTAATTACTTGTATTGTTAGAATTTCATAAAATTGTCGTTATTACAGCAAAATGTTTTAAACAATCCTGcctaattttatctttaaaaaatagattaaactagtttttttaTCTCACATATAAATCAATCTTCAAGCTTGACATATATAAACTTTTTTCCATTTTTGCTTTAAAAACATTGCTATAGTAGCTTTTTCCTAACCTCATAACCAACAAACGAAGTTTATCAAAATGATTTGTCTAATTTAAAGAAGACAATGAAAATGTTATTGAGATTTTCGGTAAAGTCAAagagaaaatagaaaatgaaatcaCAAAGGAAAGGGCTAAGGAGGAAATAATAGGGCAAGACAATAGTTATTTTGTTGAGTCTAtacatattaattttatatttactcCAAATAACTTTGAGTTTCATGAAAAATCGAGGGTACTAGAATTTCTTCCatgaattttttacttttattgtatTGGAATTATAGTGAGTTTAGGAATGGTTGGTTAAATATTTGAAGGGGAATCAACACTCTAAAATTGTATTAGCTTTCAATTTGTGCCAAATGTTAGATTTTACTAAGTCAAGCCATTATTCGAATCTTTCGatgataaaataacatttaagaACGTCTAGCTGAAGacgttaaaaaaagaaaaagaaagagctTACAAAGACGCAACTTCATAATTAactaatgtttttatttatatatttttcattgcATTGCATATAGAATACATCTCTAAGTAGTATAGCATGTTAATTCATTTgcattttcttgatattttattttgagtcttttcatttcatttttatttttagtgtttgATTTGTGTAAGTCTAAGTTGAAAGAGCGAGTCCAGCAACAAATGAAATCTCAAGGTTGGATCGGGCGAAAAGGACAATTTTATAGtttattcttatttaatatttttaaaaaaattataattttattatctatattttattcctcttgaaaaaaaatttatgcattcatttatttcaaaacaaAGCCCAGAAACAACAAACGGGCTATACAATCAAAATGAGCCTTCCCAATAAGCCCAATAACCCAGCAGCAAGAGTTTGCTCTAGAACCGTCCATATGAACAGCCTTAAAAATTAATCAGCAAAACTCCTGAAAAACAACTACAACTGGAGTAAAAGCCCCTCTTTAATTTTTCGTTCCTTTTCCAGAAACGTTAAAAAACTCTCCAGCTTCCTTTCTTCTCCAAACTCTCCTCCTTCAGATTACTACATCGGAGCAAAGGAATCTCATTCTGGCAACACCACCCCCCGCCGGTCTCTTTCCACTGCCTCTTCTGCATATCCAGTTACTCCGTTTCTCATAAATCTTTGTTCCCCGTTCTTCAACCCTTCTGTGGCTAACAGATGGGCTACTGCATTCATCGGTCGGTGGTCGTGCTTGAACTTGCAGGTTTGGAAACCTTTTTGGAAACCTCCATCCGATAACCAAATCCGAACAACATATATTGTTGACTAAGTTTGAACTTAAAAATGAACAGAAAGACAATAGCAGGGCAATATAATTAGACCTTCTTTATTGGTAATACAACAAGATTTTGAATCATTGTAAATGAACAAGTTACAAATGAATTTGTGACCTTCTGGTCTCATGCTACATCTGGACCAGCTATGGTTTCCTGTTGCTTGATATCTTCAATCAGTAGTGCAATGTTAAGATAAGAAGACCCTCCTTCTTCAACAGCTTTCT from the Gossypium hirsutum isolate 1008001.06 chromosome D09, Gossypium_hirsutum_v2.1, whole genome shotgun sequence genome contains:
- the LOC107908169 gene encoding UDP-glycosyltransferase 73D1, translated to MASVTAKQLHFVLIPLMAQGHMIPMVDMARLLADRGVIVSLITTPRNASRFDTVIERASESGLRVRLVKIPFPCQEVGLPIGCENLDTLCSRDLLKKFYNALDLWREPLEQFLEQQKPQPSCIISDKCLSWTSETAQKFNIPRIVFHGMGCSSLLSSHNVKLHKAHLFVASDSERFRVPGLPQKVEITRAQLPGTFVSLPDLDDTRNKMQEAEMNAYGVVINSFNELEHGCVNEYQKAIKKKVWAIGPVSLCNRINLDKFERGNKASINDNKCLKWLDSMKTRSVIYACLGSLCRLVSAQLIELGLGLEASQQPFVWVVKTGNQRANDELEKWFSEHNFEEKIKGRGLIIKGWAPQVLILSHPAIRGFLTHCGWNSTLEAVCSGVPMITWPQFSEQFFNEKLIVEILKIGVGVGVEIPVRWGEEEKLGVLVRKEQIETAIDMLMNGGEEGEKRRMRARELAEMATKAVENGGSSHLNLSLLVQDILEQVNQL